A segment of the Gammaproteobacteria bacterium genome:
CGCCACGGTGCCGCCGGCCTGATTAAGGGCCTTGCGGAACTCCGCTACATTGCCCACGGCTTCGCGGTTGACCGCGGTGATTACGTCGCCTTGGCGTATGCCGGCCATGTAGGCCTCGCTGTTAGGATCCACGCCGGTGACCTGTACGCCCTTGACCTGGCCGTACGCAGGTGAACTCTCGTTCAGGTTGCCGACACTGATACCGCGCAGTTGCGGATGCTCGGCCGAGGCGATTTTCTCGGACTGGGTATTGCCGATCTTGGCCTGGATGGTGATCTGCTGGCCGTTGCGCAGGATGCCCAGGGTCACCGGCGTGCCCACGCGCAGCAGACCGATGACATTGCTCACATCCTGGGCGCTGCTCACCGGATTGCCATTGACGCTCACGATCACGTCGTTGGGTTTGATGCCGGCTTTTTGGGCCTGCGAACCCGGCACCACCTGCATGACTACGGCGCCCTGGTTCTGCGCGAGCTTGAGCGCCTGCGCCAGTTCCGGCGTCAGCGTCTGCACCTGCACACCCAGCATGCCGCGCTCGACCTTGCCGTACTTGATGAGCTGATCCATGACGTTCTTGGCCATGTTGATGGGAATGGCAAAACCGATGCCGATGTTGCCGCGGCTGCCGCCGCTGGTGACGATCATGGTGTTGATGCCCACCAGTTGGCCTTCGAGGTTGACGAGCGCGCCGCCGGAATTGCCGGGATTGATGGCCGCATCGGTCTGGATGAAGTCGGAATATTTGCCGTCCTGCACCTGGGTGCGGCCCATGGCGCTCACGATGCCGGCGGTCACGGTGTGATTCAAGCCGAAGGGGTTGCCGATGGCAATCACGAAGTCGCCCACCTGCAGCGTCGAGGAATTGCCG
Coding sequences within it:
- a CDS encoding DegQ family serine endoprotease; the encoded protein is MKRSISLAAVLCAAILGFAPLPSFAHMPPPFVAGQPVPSLAPIVKRVSPAVVNISTSGHVTVQQSPFFNDPFFQQFFGMPNQPMERNFQALGSGVIVDAAKGYILTNNHVIENADKITVTLYDGRSFKAKVVGRDPDTDIAVLQIDAKDLVQIPLGNSSTLQVGDFVIAIGNPFGLNHTVTAGIVSAMGRTQVQDGKYSDFIQTDAAINPGNSGGALVNLEGQLVGINTMIVTSGGSRGNIGIGFAIPINMAKNVMDQLIKYGKVERGMLGVQVQTLTPELAQALKLAQNQGAVVMQVVPGSQAQKAGIKPNDVIVSVNGNPVSSAQDVSNVIGLLRVGTPVTLGILRNGQQITIQAKIGNTQSEKIASAEHPQLRGISVGNLNESSPAYGQVKGVQVTGVDPNSEAYMAGIRQGDVITAVNREAVGNVAEFRKALNQAGGTVALRIWRNDQVFYVVLGG